From a single Brassica napus cultivar Da-Ae chromosome C9, Da-Ae, whole genome shotgun sequence genomic region:
- the LOC106378569 gene encoding uncharacterized protein LOC106378569, protein MVTDLNGKIDVIYRELMRNFDSLSEHTKRLDSQIAKNAIAIKREAGCLPVRNDANSKRQINDVLLRSGRSLNPSTIEINQAEKHVDVERPGENRSRPIILDNPNPESETPRESERSNTEDAAIDLEEEEQELEEELEIDRQEGTNVDRPTAENIDRQTESNIDRRSTLAEPALERVYKTLPPFPPKKMQTKRELDKAICKKAFDKITLEMPLSDAIKVSSSIKKYVKDMVSNSFPGTEHNVMMVSEEVSAIIQGETPVKRPDTGSFVLDCNIRHKSFPRSLCDLGSSVNLMPHPVAISLEYDKFKPTKLTFVLADRSVRIPEGVLHDVPIKINNCHVPTDFVVLRYQNEPKDPFILGRPFLATAGAIIDVKEGRISLNIGNISMTFDMEKLIRRPLIDKQTPYMDDISELAEESFIDLCSYDPLDKVLTSSEEETFSVDIRAEECT, encoded by the coding sequence ATGGTCACTGACCTGAACGGAAAGATAGACGTGATCTACAGAGAGCTAATGAGAAATTTCGACTCTCTAAGTGAACACACTAAGAGATTGGACAGTCAAATCGCAAAAAACGCGATCGCCATCAAAAGAGAGGCAGGATGTCTCCCTGTGCGAAATGACGCGAATTCAAAACGTCAAATTAATGATGTGTTACTGAGAAGCGGACGAAGCCTCAACCCGAGCACAATAGAGATCAACCAAGCTGAAAAACATGTTGACGTTGAGAGACCTGGGGAAAATAGGTCACGACCAATAATCCTCGATAATCCCAACCCCGAGTCTGAAACACCTCGGGAAAGTGAGCGGTCCAACACCGAGGATGCAGCCATTGATCTCGAAGAGGAAGAACAGGAATTAGAAGAAGAGCtagaaatcgatcgacaagaaGGAACTAACGTCGATCGACCCACTGCagaaaatatcgatcgacaaactGAAagtaatatcgatcgacgctcaacTCTTGCTGAACCGGCCTTAGAGAGAGTGTATAAGACTCTACCGCCCTTTCCTCCTAAAAAGATGCAAACTAAGCGAGAATTAGATAAGGCGATCtgtaagaaagcattcgatAAAATCACGTTGGAAATGCCATTGAGTGATGCCATAAAAGTTTCGTCTTCAATAAAGAAATATGTAAAAGATATGGTATCCAACAGCTTCCCAGGTACTGAACACAACGTCATGATGGTTTCAGAGGAAGTAAGTGCAATAATCCAAGGAGAAACCCCGGTTAAGAGACCTGATACGGGCAGTTTTGTTCTAGATTGCAATATACGACACAAGAGCTTTCCTCGCTCCCTCTGTGATTTAGGTTCCAGCGTGAACCTTATGCCGCATCCTGTCGCGATATCCCTGGAATACGACAAGTTCAAGCCTACCAAATTAACTTTCGTTCTTGCCGACAGATCCGTTAGGatacctgagggagtacttCATGACGTGCCAATAAAGATTAACAACTGCCACGTACCTACGGATTTCGTTGTACTGAGATACCAAAATGAACCGAAAGATCCCTTCATTTTAGGTAGACCATTCCTAGCTACAGCTGGTGCGATCATCGATGTCAAGGAAGGTAGGATATCTCTAAACATTGGAAACATTTCGATGACCTTCGACATGGAAAAGCTGATTAGACGACCCTTGATCGATAAACAAACCCCATACATGGATGATATCTCTGAGTTGGCTGAAGAATCTTTCATAGATTTGTGCTCATATGATCCCCTAGATAAAGTACTTACGTCCAGTGAAGAAGAGACATTTAGTGTTGACATCAGAGCTGAGGAATGCACATGA